The Arachis hypogaea cultivar Tifrunner chromosome 14, arahy.Tifrunner.gnm2.J5K5, whole genome shotgun sequence DNA window CTAACTCTTGttgtgatgcctcgttaaaacccccttCAGGAAATTCCTTTTCGGGAGAAAACCATGAagtcaggaaaaagagtacatcagggagcaaGGTACACTTATCTAACTGTAATACCTTTTTAAGTTACCTGCGTTCCATGACCTCGGGAGCTTGTTCCCTTTTAAGTCGGACACCTTATAGTAACCATTTTCTAAGACCTCGGTGACCTTGTAAGGCCCTTtctagtttgctgccagctttctcTCGCCCGACTTCTGAACTCTGATGTCACTTCGGATTAGTATAAGGTCATTTGTGGTAAAGCTTCTCTTGATTACTTTTTGGTTGTACCTTAAGGCCATACATTGCTTCAATACTTCTTCTTTGATCCAAGCTTGTTCTCGGACTTTTggaaggaggtcgagttcttccttttgtgcttgGACATTGTTCACTTCATCATAGAATCTAACTCTTGGAGATTCTTCAGCGATCTCTATACGAATCATGGCTTTTATGACATAAGCAAGTCGGAAAGGTGACTCCCCTGTTGTTGAACGgagagttgtccgatatgcccacaaAACTTGAGGAAGCTCGTCTACCcatgctccctttgcatcttgtagtcggcGTTTCAATCCGGCCAAtattgctttatttactgcttcatcttgtCCATTGGTTTGAGGGTGTTCTACCGATGTTAATTTGGTGCTTGATCTTAAGGCTAGCCACCAAGTTCCTAAAGGCTGAGTCAGTAAATTGAGTTCCATTGTCTACGATGATGGAGTGTGagactccaaaccttgtgacaatgtttttataaataaatttctgACTTCGTTGGGCTGTGATGGTCGCTAATGGTTCCACCTCAATCCACTtagtaaaataatcaattcatacTATGAGATATTTTACTTGTCCTGGAATTTGTAGAAATGGTCCGAGGAGGTCAAGGctccattttgcaaacggccaaggcgaggtgACGCTAATAAGCTCCTCTGGAGGTGCCACATGGAAGTTGGCGTGCTTTTGACAAGGCGGATATTTTTTGAGAAACACGGCCGCTTCTCTTTGCAAAGTCGGCCAAAAGAAGCCGGCTCGAATCACTTTCTTGGATAGTGATCGTGCTCCTAAGTGGTTTCTACATATGCCATTATGAACTTCTTTTAAGACCTCTTTGGTGTTAGAAGTCGGAATGAACTTCAATAGAGGTGTAGATATCCATCTTTTGTAGAGAATATTGTAGACTGGGGGTGTAATTTTGTGCTTCCCTTATGAGTCTTTGTGTCTTCTTTTCATCTTTAGGAACAATATCAAATTTAAGATAGTCGACTATGAGAGTCATCCATCCTAAGCTTTGGTTGGATGTGGTCATTACTTCTGAGTTGTTATCTCCCTTTTATACTGATGGTGCGTAGGGAGTTTCCTAGATGatgcttctattgttgcccccttgGCTTGGTGCTAACTAACTTGGAGAGGGCATCTGCTCGGGCGTTGGATTTCCGAGCTATATGTCAGACCTCTATTTCTGAGAACTGTGCTAATTCTTCTAGTTATTTCTTCAtgttgggatctttggcttgataaGTGCCGTTAACTTCGGAAGTTATCACTTGAGAGTCAC harbors:
- the LOC112743153 gene encoding uncharacterized protein; the encoded protein is MELNLLTQPLGTWWLALRSSTKLTSVEHPQTNGQDEAVNKAILAGLKRRLQDAKGAWVDELPQVLWAYRTTLRSTTGESPFRLAYVIKAMIRIEIAEESPRVRFYDEVNNVQAQKEELDLLPKVREQAWIKEEVLKQCMALRYNQKVIKRSFTTNDLILIRSDIRVQKSGERKLAAN